From the Streptomyces nodosus genome, the window TCAACTGGGCTCCCTCGGCCGACGTGAACTCCAACCCCGCGAACCCGGTGATCGGCGTACGGTCCTTCGGGGCCGACACCGCACGGGTGGCCCGGCACACCGCCGCCTATGTGGGCGGGCTCCAGTCGGCCGGGGTCGCCGCCTGCACCAAGCACTTCCCCGGGCACGGGGACACCGCGGTCGACTCCCACCACGCGATGCCACGCATCGACGCGGACCCCGAGGTGCTCCAGGAACGCGAACTCGCCCCGTTCCGGGCGGCCGTCGAGGCCGGCACCCGCGCGGTGATGAGCGCGCACATCCTGGTCCCGGCGCTGGACCCGGACCGTCCGGCGACGTTGTCGCGTCGCATCCTGACCGAGCTGCTCCGCGGCGAGCTCGGCTACGACGGACTGATCGTCACCGACGGCATGGAGATGCGGGCCATCGCCGACACCCATGGCATCGAACGCGGGAGCGTCCTCGCCGTCGCGGCCGGGGCGGACGCCATCTGTGTGGGCGGCGGCCTCGCGGACGACGAGACGGTACGGCGGCTGCGGGACGCCCTGGTCTCGGCCGTGCGCTCGGGCGAACTGGCCGAGGAGCGGCTCGCCGAGGCGGCGGACCGGGTGCGGGCGCTGGCCCGGTGGACCGCCTCGGCGGCACCGCGGGGGGCGGACGAGCCCGAGGGCGACGGCGCCGACGTCGGGCTGCTCGCGGCCCGGCGCGCGCTGACGGTCACCGGTGCGGAGGACTTCACCCCGCTCACCGAACCGCCCTATGTCGCCGCGCTCACCCCTGTCGCGAACATCGCGGTGGGCGAGGAGACCCCCTGGGGGGTGGCGGCGGAGCTCCTCCGGATGCTGCCCGGCACCGAGACCGGCAGCTTCTCGGGCGAGGACGCGGGGCGGGCGGTGTTGGAGGCCGCCGGAGCGCGCCGGATCGTGGCGGTGGTCCGCGACGAACACCGCCACCCCTGGATGGCCCGGGCCCTCGACACCCTGCTCGCGGGGCGGCCCGGCACGATCGTGGTCGAGATGGGCGTCCCCCAGGCCGCCCCCCGCGGCGCCCTGCACATCGCCACACACGGGGCGGCACGGGTGTGCGGCCGGGCGGCGGCGGAGGTCATCGCGGGCCGCTGAGAGCAGGACGGACCCTGGGCCTGTCGCGAAAGTCCCGCCTGCCTCGCGACCCCATGCACGCACTCTCGCCGCACCGGGCCCAGACCCGAGTACATCCGGTACGAGGGCCAGGCCCGGCACGCCGAGAGCACGCACCTGACGTCGCGAGGCCCGCCCTCCGGGCGGACGACGGGACCTTCGCGACAGGCCCAGGCGCCGGATCCCCCCGGGACCCGGCGCCTTGCTCCCGCTCGTTCAGATGCCCTGCCAGTCGGGCTTGTGGGCGTAGCTGTACCGGTAGTAGCCGGCCAGCTCCAGCTCGGACGCGGCGGCCTCGTCGACGACGACCGTCGCGTGCGGGTGGAGCTGGAGCGCGGTCGCCGGGCAGATCGCGGCGACCGGGCCCTCGACGGTCGCGGCGATCGCGTCCGCCTTGCCCGCGCCGGTGGCGAGCAGCACCAGATGCCGTGCCTCCAGGATGGTCCCGATGCCCTGGGTGATCACATGGTGCGGCACCTGCTCGATGTCGTCGTCGAAGAAGCGCGCGTTGTCGATCCGGGTCTGCTCGGTCAGCGTCTTGATCCGGGTGCGCGAGGCGAGCGAGGAGCACGGCTCGTTGAACCCGATGTGCCCGTCGGTGCCGATGCCGAGCAGCTGGAGGTCCACCCCGCCGGCCGCGGACAGCGCCCGGTCGTACGCCTCGCACGCGGCCCGTACGTCCTCGGCCGTGCCGTCGGGGCCCATGAACCCGTCCATGCCGATGCCGAGCGGCTCCAGCACCTCGCGGCGCAGCACCGAACGGTACGACTCGGGATGCTCGGCCGGCAGCCCCACATATTCGTCGAGCTGTGCGATCCGGGCCCGCGAGGTGTCCACCGCCTCGGAGCGCACCTTCGCCGCCAGCGCCTCGTACACGGGCAGGGGGGTGGAGCCGGTGGCCACACCGAGCAGGGCGTCGGGCTTGCGCCGCAGCAGCTGGGCCATGGCCTCGGCGATGAGCTCGCCGCCCGCCTTGGCGTCCGGGACGATGACAACTTCCACGCTGGGCCTGCCGTTCTGGAGAGAGGCTCGCCGGGGAACCTGAGGAGATGTGGTATAGACCAATCTAGCAGAGTTGATTCTTCGGGGAAGGGCCGGGGACGCGGCCCCGGGTCCGGGCCGAGGGCGGCCGTGCCGTGCGTGAATCGCCGGTGGACCTCCGATAAAAAGACCACAACAAACGTCCGTCGACGCATGGACAAACCCACCGCGGCACGGGGAACATGGTCCCCGACGTGGTCTAGTCCAGACGTGGACCGACTGGGTAAAGTAAGTAAAGCCACTCGCCGTACGGGCGAGAAGACGCGACGCACAGTCCTCCGTCTTCCCCGCACAGGAAGACGGACCGAGGATCCGGCGCTCTCTGCCCTGACTGCTCCGGCTCCTCGGCCTTCGGCCGACCGGGACCGCACACCCTCGGCCGTTGTTGCTCCGGGCTGCGGTGCCGGGAGGGTTGAGGGTCCCTCCCAGGCGCCGCGGCCCGTGGGTGTTCCCGGGGCGTAGCGGGCCTCTCCGGCGCGCGGCTGATTTCGAACGACGTCCGAATGCCCGGGTACCCTCGCTGATGTGCCCTCCATGAACGAACTGGTCCGCCAGCACACCTCTCTCGGCGACTCCGACCTGGAGTGGCTGCATCTGCTGGTGTCGGAGTGGCAGCTGCTCTCCGATCTCTCCTTCGCCGACCTGGTCCTGTGGGTGCCCACGCGCGACGGCGTACGGTATGTGTCGGTGGCCCAGATGCGCCCCAACACCGGCCCCACCTCCTACCAGGACGACATGGTCGGCCATCTCGTCCCCCGGGGCCGCCGCCCCATGCTGGACGCCGCCCTGGACGAGGGGCGGATCGTCCGGGAGGGCGACCCGGAGTGGCGTGAGGAGGTCCCGGTCCGGGTCGAGTCCATCCCCGTGCGGCGCGAGGGCCGGGTCCTCGGTGTCATCGCGCGCAACACCAATCTGCTCACCGTGCGGACCCCGAGCCGGCTGGAGCTGACCTATCTGCAGAGCGCCTCCGACCTGGCGCAGATGATCGCGGCCGGCTCCTTCCCGTTCCCCGGCCAGCAGGTCGACATGGACGCCTCGCCGCGTGTCGGCGACGGGCTGATCCGGCTGGACGCGGACGGCGTCGTCACCTACGCCTCACCGAACGCGCTGTCGGCGTACCACCGTCTGGGGCTCGCCGCCGACCTGGTCGGCCATCACCTCGGGGAGGCCACCGCCGAGCTCGCTCCCTCCCGGGGGCCGGTGGACGAGGCGCTCGTGAAGGTCGCCAGCGGCTGGGCCCCGCGCGACTTCGAGATCGAGGCGCACGACGGGGTGATCCAGTTCCGGGCGATCCCTCTCAAGCCCAAGGGCACCCGTATCGGTTCGCTCGTCCTGCTCCGGGACGTGACCGAACTGCGCCGTCGCGAACGCGAGTTGATGACCAAGGACGCCACCATCCGGGAGATCCACCACCGGGTGAAGAACAACCTCCAGACGGTCGCCGCCCTGCTCCGCCTCCAGGCCCGCCGGATCGAGTCCCAGCGGGGGCGCGAGGCCCTGGAGGAGGCCGTGCGGAGGGTCGGCTCGATCGCGATCGTGCATGAGACGCTGTCTCAGAACCTGGACGAGCGGGTGGAGTTCGACGAGATCGCCGACCGGGTGCTGGCGATGGTCGCCGAGATCTCGCCCGGCATGGTCACCGGCCGGCGCAGCGGCCGCTTCGGGATCCTGGACGCCGAGGTCGCGACGCCGCTCTCCATGGTGCTGACCGAGATTCTGCAGAACGCCCTGGAACACGGCTTCCGTCCGGGTGACACCGGCACGGTCGAGGTGTCGGCGGTCCGCGGCGGTACGACGAAGGAGGCCCGGCTCCTGGTCACGGTCCAGGACGACGGCATCGGTCTGCCCGAGGGCTTCGACCCGCACACGGCGGGCAACCTGGGCCTGCAGATCGTGCGGACGCTGGTGGAGGGCGAACTGGGCGGCGCCTTCGACATGGTCCCGGCTCCGGAGCGCGGCACCCGGGTGATCCTGGACATTCCGGTGCGCTCCCACAAGTGACCCCGCCTCACCGCGACACCGGCGAGCGGTCCTTCGCACAGCAATGAGCCCCGGACCACGAGTGGTCCGGGGCCAAAAGCTGTGTGCCAGCTGATTGCGCTGGAAACTCCCTGGTCGAGCTGGGTCGAGAGCCTGGGGAGTGTCGGGGGTACTGCGCACTGCGGCTCGGAGGCGGGAGATGCGTACTCGCTGTACGCGCCGCCAAGCTCAGGCTCGTACGGGGTGGGTGTGTCAGGCGGTGGCCTGACGGGCCCGGTTGCGGGCGGCGCGGCGCTTCATGGCGCGGCGCTCGTCCTCGCTGAGGCCACCCCAGACGCCGGAGTCCTGACCGGACTCGAGCGCCCACTGCAGGCACTGCTCGACAACCGGGCAGCGACGGCAGACGGCCTTGGCTTCCTCGATCTGCAGCAGCGCAGGACCGGTGTTGCCGATGGGGAAGAAGAGCTCGGGGTCTTCCTCGCGGCAAACGGCGTTGTGACGCCAGTCCATGGCTGTTACCTCTCCGTGGTGTTACGTGCAGATTTGCTTGTGAATGTGAACGCTTTCACGAATCCCTCAACAAGTGAAGGGCCGATCGCCAGACGTGCTGACGTGGTCCTGTGGATTGAGGTGGGATTCGGGCTCTCCGTGGGGGCCGGTGTTGCGGGCCGTCCCGAGCGCCACGTAGAGATTCGCAAACCTCGGCGGCGGATACAACCCCTTCCGGAAAGTTTTTTTTGATTCCTTGGTGTCGACTAGGTCACAGCCGTACTTCCAAGGGGTGGATCGTGGCTTAAACGTTCGACTGAAAGGACTTTAGCCCCTTCTGCTCACACAATCACACGCAGTGCACGGCGTACGCCTGTGAACGTCACGCTCGTACGCAGTCCGAGGTGGTCGCCGTCCATCTGCAGGGGGAGCGGCACCTTCGAATGCAAGGTGAAGCCGCTCAGATCGTGCAGCGAGACCACATGCTTCCCGCGGGGTCCATACTCGGGGGACGAAGTGAGCAATTGGGTTGCATACCGGGCAATCGAGGCGGGTGACATCCGACTGAGGGCGAGGACGTCGAGCCCGGTGTCGAACGAGGCCTTAGGTGATGCGTACACCGGACGATTGCCCAGAAACGTCCAGGGTGCCGTGTTGCAGACTATGGACAGCACAAGACCGGTGAGCGGTTCCTCGCCCTCCCGCTCCAGGGTGATCGGACCCTGACTGCGGTGCGGATCGTCCAGAAACTGACGTACCACCTGGCGCAGATACAGCGCATGGGTGGAGCGCTTGCCCCGCTCCCGCTGCTGCTCGACCCGGCCGACCACCCCCGCGTCGAAACCGAGACCCGCGTTGAAGGTGAACCAACGGGAGGGCGTCGCCTCGTCCTTGGTGCCCGGGGTCCCCGCGACGAGTCCGAGTCCGACGGTGCGCTCGCGCTTCTCGCGCAGGGCGTCGAGGATCGCTCCGGTGGCCTCCACGGCGTCGTTGGGCAGGCCGAGGGCGCGGGCGAAGACATTGGTCGAGCCGCCGGGGACCACGGCGAGGCGGGGGAGGCGGTCGGGGTCGGGGCCGTGGTGCAGCAGACCGTTGACGACCTCGTTGACCGTGCCGTCACCGCCGAGCGCCACCACCAGCTCGACGTCCTCGCTCTCCGCTGCCAGCCGGCCGATGTCCCGGGCGTGTCCCCGGTACTCGGTGGTGACCGCCTCCAGCTTCATCTCGCTCGCCAGCGCGTGGATCAGTACGTCACGGGTGCGTGCACTTGTGGTGGTAGCCGCCGGATTGACCACGAGAAGTGCACGCATGGGGTGCAGCGTACCTACGGGGCGGTGGACGGCCCACACCGAGGTAGGGATCGGGTAAGAGGGCGCCGGGGACCGGGGAGGTCACGGTGGGCGCGAACGTGCTTCCGTGCCTCCGGGGCCGGAGGGCGGCGGGCGTGCCGGGGCGGGCCTCGGCCCGGCGGCTACTCTTCAGGGGTGAGCGCTGAGCAGAACCCCACCCCCGAGACGCCCGAAGCCGAGCCCCGTCCCGCGCGGCTGACCGCAGCGGCGGCGCTGGCCGGCCTGGAGGGGCTGGCCCTGGTCGCGGGCGGTGTCTGGATGCTCGTCCTGGGCCTCACGGGCTCGCCGGACGACCGCCGGGGAGCCGTCACCGGCGGCATCACCCTGATCGTGCTCGCGCTGCTGCCCCTGCTGGCCGCGCGCGGGCTGCTGCTGCGGCGCGGCTGGAGCCGGGGCCCGGCCGTCATCACCCAGGTGCTCGCACTGCCGGTGGCCTACAACCTGCTCCAGGCCGACAGCGTCGCGATTCCCGCGGGCATCGTGCTCGCGGTGGTCGCGGTGGCGGCCCTGGTGCTCCTGGTGAACCCGGCGACGACCCGGGCCCTGGGCATCCGCGGGCCCGGGAACGCACCGGACCAGAAGTAGGCGCCGACGCCGGCGGACCAGGCCGGCGCGAGGAGGGTGCCCGCCGGGGCGGGCAGCGAGGGCGACCGGATCCCGGTCGCCCTGTGTCATTCCTCGACCAGCAGCTTCTCCCGCAGCTGCGCCAGCGTCCGGGCCAGCAGGCGTGAGACATGCATCTGGGAGATGCCGACCTCCTGGGCGATCTGGGACTGCGTCATATTGCCGAAGAAGCGAAGGAGAAGGATCCGCTTCTCCCGGGGTGGAAGATCCTCCAGCAGGGGCTTCAGCGACTCCCGGTACTCGACGCCCTCCAGCGCCTCGTCCTCCGCGCCGAGCGTGTCGGCGACCGCGGGGGACTCGTCGTCGGTGTCCGGGACGTCCAGAGACAGCGTGGAGTACGCGTTGGCGGACTCCAGGCCCTCCAGGACCTCCTCCTCCGAGATGGCCAGCTTCTCGGCCAGCTCGTGGACCGTGGGGGAGCGGCCGTGCTGCTGGGACAGCTCGGCCGTGGCCGTCGTCAGGGCCAGCCGCAGCTCCTGCAGGCGCCGGGGCACCCGCACCGCCCAGCCCTTGTCACGGAAGTGGCGCTTGATCTCACCGACGACCGTCGGGGTGGCGTACGTCGAGAACTCGACGCCCCGCTCGGGGTCGAAACGGTCGACGGACTTGATCAGACCGATGGTGGCGACCTGGGTCAGGTCGTCCAGCGGCTCGCCCCGGTTGCGGAAGCGG encodes:
- a CDS encoding diacylglycerol/lipid kinase family protein, with the translated sequence MRALLVVNPAATTTSARTRDVLIHALASEMKLEAVTTEYRGHARDIGRLAAESEDVELVVALGGDGTVNEVVNGLLHHGPDPDRLPRLAVVPGGSTNVFARALGLPNDAVEATGAILDALREKRERTVGLGLVAGTPGTKDEATPSRWFTFNAGLGFDAGVVGRVEQQRERGKRSTHALYLRQVVRQFLDDPHRSQGPITLEREGEEPLTGLVLSIVCNTAPWTFLGNRPVYASPKASFDTGLDVLALSRMSPASIARYATQLLTSSPEYGPRGKHVVSLHDLSGFTLHSKVPLPLQMDGDHLGLRTSVTFTGVRRALRVIV
- the nagB gene encoding glucosamine-6-phosphate deaminase; protein product: MEVVIVPDAKAGGELIAEAMAQLLRRKPDALLGVATGSTPLPVYEALAAKVRSEAVDTSRARIAQLDEYVGLPAEHPESYRSVLRREVLEPLGIGMDGFMGPDGTAEDVRAACEAYDRALSAAGGVDLQLLGIGTDGHIGFNEPCSSLASRTRIKTLTEQTRIDNARFFDDDIEQVPHHVITQGIGTILEARHLVLLATGAGKADAIAATVEGPVAAICPATALQLHPHATVVVDEAAASELELAGYYRYSYAHKPDWQGI
- a CDS encoding WhiB family transcriptional regulator — its product is MDWRHNAVCREEDPELFFPIGNTGPALLQIEEAKAVCRRCPVVEQCLQWALESGQDSGVWGGLSEDERRAMKRRAARNRARQATA
- a CDS encoding sensor histidine kinase, yielding MNELVRQHTSLGDSDLEWLHLLVSEWQLLSDLSFADLVLWVPTRDGVRYVSVAQMRPNTGPTSYQDDMVGHLVPRGRRPMLDAALDEGRIVREGDPEWREEVPVRVESIPVRREGRVLGVIARNTNLLTVRTPSRLELTYLQSASDLAQMIAAGSFPFPGQQVDMDASPRVGDGLIRLDADGVVTYASPNALSAYHRLGLAADLVGHHLGEATAELAPSRGPVDEALVKVASGWAPRDFEIEAHDGVIQFRAIPLKPKGTRIGSLVLLRDVTELRRRERELMTKDATIREIHHRVKNNLQTVAALLRLQARRIESQRGREALEEAVRRVGSIAIVHETLSQNLDERVEFDEIADRVLAMVAEISPGMVTGRRSGRFGILDAEVATPLSMVLTEILQNALEHGFRPGDTGTVEVSAVRGGTTKEARLLVTVQDDGIGLPEGFDPHTAGNLGLQIVRTLVEGELGGAFDMVPAPERGTRVILDIPVRSHK
- a CDS encoding RNA polymerase sigma factor SigF — its product is MRDEERGTRELSAGNGGPSGSQRRADGVDGIPEQARPHPEDEASETVTPAQAAPAGADDAVSVRDGGRRGPAGAGAPSENGGASPAHGGPPAGARSGTGEEPGARGRVTGGTMSEHGRNAEQSVPGGAQHAAPDRSGARAMFVELRKLRDGSPEYAELRNQLVRMHLPLVEHLARRFRNRGEPLDDLTQVATIGLIKSVDRFDPERGVEFSTYATPTVVGEIKRHFRDKGWAVRVPRRLQELRLALTTATAELSQQHGRSPTVHELAEKLAISEEEVLEGLESANAYSTLSLDVPDTDDESPAVADTLGAEDEALEGVEYRESLKPLLEDLPPREKRILLLRFFGNMTQSQIAQEVGISQMHVSRLLARTLAQLREKLLVEE
- a CDS encoding glycoside hydrolase family 3 protein; this encodes MTTFARGTDTLTRDALTVLQPGFTGTTAPDWLLRRLGEGLASVGLFGRNIASPEQLRSLTAQLRAEREDVLVAIDEEGGDVTRLEVRTGSSFPGNHALGAVDDVDLTYRVAQELGRRLARCGVNLNWAPSADVNSNPANPVIGVRSFGADTARVARHTAAYVGGLQSAGVAACTKHFPGHGDTAVDSHHAMPRIDADPEVLQERELAPFRAAVEAGTRAVMSAHILVPALDPDRPATLSRRILTELLRGELGYDGLIVTDGMEMRAIADTHGIERGSVLAVAAGADAICVGGGLADDETVRRLRDALVSAVRSGELAEERLAEAADRVRALARWTASAAPRGADEPEGDGADVGLLAARRALTVTGAEDFTPLTEPPYVAALTPVANIAVGEETPWGVAAELLRMLPGTETGSFSGEDAGRAVLEAAGARRIVAVVRDEHRHPWMARALDTLLAGRPGTIVVEMGVPQAAPRGALHIATHGAARVCGRAAAEVIAGR